The region CGTGGTCAGCGGGCTCGCGGCCGCGCCACGGCGCGCACGGCATCACGACGGGATGCCCACGCTCCCCATTGTAGGTGGGAACGACGACCGCCGCCGGTTCCCGACGGGAGGCCCCGGCCAGCAGGCGGCAGGTTGCGGCGGCGACGTGCGGCACGTCGACCGGATGCAGCCAGAGGTGCGTGGCGCGGGCGCCGAGGCGGACGACCGCCGCCAGGACCGAGGCGGCGGTGTCGCCGCCCGGCGGGTGGAGTGCCCAGACCGGCCGCAGGCGCCGCGGCAGCGCGCCGGCGTAGGCCGCGGCCAGCGCCGGCGTGGTCACGATGCAGAGCGGGCGGCCGTCGTCGTCGTGGAGTTCCGCCACCCGGCGCAGCATCGGGCGCGGGTCGTCCGGCAGCACGACGAGCCCCTTCGGCGCGCCCATGCGCCGGGAGTCGCCGCGGGCCAGGATCACGGCCCAGTCGCGCCGGT is a window of bacterium DNA encoding:
- a CDS encoding NTP transferase domain-containing protein, with the protein product MSADVDRRDWAVILARGDSRRMGAPKGLVVLPDDPRPMLRRVAELHDDDGRPLCIVTTPALAAAYAGALPRRLRPVWALHPPGGDTAASVLAAVVRLGARATHLWLHPVDVPHVAAATCRLLAGASRREPAAVVVPTYNGERGHPVVMPCAPWRGREPADHDGPMRDLIRSAGVPVLRLAVDDPGVARDHDEPPGTGDRGTEGGSAV